The following are encoded together in the Coriobacteriia bacterium genome:
- a CDS encoding carbon monoxide dehydrogenase, whose protein sequence is MERFVRCIGCEIPTPADVAGLTPNPASREMLGRLAAVGVETAFDRFEAQQPQCPAGLRGTCCRMCQWGPCRITQRSPRGVCGRDMPQVVMANVIRSLAAGMAAHGRHAHEVVLAVIAAAGGADIPLRGERRIRELAEAFGLDGPAEDGSPAALPELAERVARALLDDLGRLTAEPMSTLEAFAPADRRAVWQDLGILPRSASYETMETLHMTTLGGCSDWRAMAAQELRDALAYCYGTLFTSSLATEMLYGVPEPRDAEVDYGILKPGHVNVLVHGHSPVMVEAVIDAVRSERVEALAREAGAEGVVLGGMCCTGDELLARYGIPTVTNIMGQELVLGTGAVDAVVVDMQCVIPGLKILADCFGTAVITTCASNRIPGATHVPFDPERPEQLRTDAMRIAEAAVAAFAARDRSRIRIPERVTRARVGWSYEAIVEAFGGAGRLAEELRAGTIRGLATVVGCNTPKVPYERNHVEVARRLVEAGVLVTTTGCASHALLNAGLCDPAAAELAPPPLRALLEGAGAPPVLAVGGCVDNARTLRLMTALSEVLGEAMEAMPYAFVGAEPGNEKTVGQGVSFLCHGVSQFSGFPAQIPVAVPSAKPGAPADDLDAGRNEIVEFFAGDGLLAEIGAKVFTDPDPANLAGAIRMHLRRKRLALGWEGPGAVGGRHGAARDDPARRRGHARHHSDERKDDHA, encoded by the coding sequence GTCCGCTGCATAGGCTGCGAGATCCCCACGCCGGCCGACGTCGCCGGCCTCACACCCAACCCCGCCAGCCGCGAGATGCTCGGACGGCTCGCCGCCGTGGGGGTCGAGACAGCGTTCGACCGGTTCGAGGCGCAGCAGCCGCAATGCCCCGCCGGGCTGCGCGGCACCTGCTGCCGCATGTGCCAGTGGGGGCCGTGCCGCATCACGCAGCGCTCGCCCCGCGGCGTCTGCGGACGCGACATGCCCCAGGTCGTCATGGCGAACGTGATCCGCTCCCTGGCGGCGGGGATGGCGGCTCACGGGCGGCACGCGCACGAGGTGGTGCTGGCGGTGATCGCGGCCGCCGGCGGCGCGGACATCCCGCTTCGGGGCGAGCGGCGCATCCGGGAGCTCGCCGAGGCGTTCGGCCTGGACGGACCTGCCGAGGACGGCTCCCCCGCCGCCCTGCCCGAACTCGCCGAGCGCGTCGCGCGCGCGCTGCTGGACGACCTCGGCCGCCTGACCGCCGAGCCGATGAGCACGCTGGAGGCGTTCGCGCCCGCGGACCGGCGCGCCGTGTGGCAGGACCTCGGGATCCTGCCGCGTTCCGCGAGCTACGAGACGATGGAGACGCTGCACATGACGACGCTGGGCGGCTGCTCCGACTGGCGCGCGATGGCGGCCCAGGAGCTGCGCGACGCGCTGGCGTACTGCTACGGCACGCTGTTCACATCCTCCCTGGCGACCGAGATGCTCTACGGCGTGCCCGAGCCGCGCGACGCAGAGGTCGACTACGGCATCCTGAAGCCCGGACACGTGAACGTGCTGGTCCACGGCCACTCGCCGGTCATGGTCGAGGCCGTGATCGACGCGGTGCGCTCCGAGCGCGTGGAAGCGCTGGCGCGCGAGGCGGGCGCCGAAGGCGTCGTGCTCGGCGGGATGTGCTGCACCGGCGACGAGCTGCTCGCCCGCTACGGCATCCCCACCGTCACGAACATCATGGGCCAGGAGCTGGTGCTGGGCACGGGCGCGGTGGACGCCGTGGTGGTGGACATGCAGTGCGTCATCCCCGGCCTGAAGATCCTCGCGGACTGCTTCGGGACCGCGGTGATCACGACCTGCGCGTCCAACCGCATCCCCGGCGCGACGCACGTGCCCTTCGACCCCGAGCGTCCCGAGCAGCTCCGAACCGACGCGATGCGGATCGCCGAGGCGGCGGTGGCGGCGTTCGCCGCGCGCGACCGTTCGCGCATACGCATCCCCGAGCGCGTCACGCGCGCCCGCGTGGGGTGGAGCTACGAGGCGATCGTCGAGGCGTTCGGCGGCGCCGGGCGCCTGGCCGAGGAGCTTCGCGCCGGCACGATCCGCGGGCTCGCCACCGTCGTGGGCTGCAACACGCCGAAGGTGCCCTACGAGCGCAACCACGTGGAGGTCGCCCGAAGGCTGGTGGAGGCGGGGGTGCTGGTGACGACCACGGGGTGTGCGTCGCACGCGCTGCTGAACGCGGGGCTGTGCGACCCCGCCGCCGCCGAGCTCGCTCCCCCGCCGCTGCGCGCGCTGCTGGAGGGCGCCGGCGCGCCGCCCGTGCTGGCGGTCGGCGGCTGCGTGGACAACGCCCGCACTCTGCGGCTGATGACGGCGCTGTCGGAGGTCCTCGGCGAGGCGATGGAGGCGATGCCCTACGCCTTCGTGGGCGCGGAGCCGGGCAACGAGAAGACCGTCGGCCAGGGCGTGAGCTTCCTGTGCCACGGGGTGAGCCAGTTCTCCGGCTTCCCGGCGCAGATCCCCGTCGCTGTGCCCTCGGCCAAGCCCGGCGCGCCCGCCGACGACCTGGACGCCGGACGCAACGAGATCGTCGAGTTCTTCGCAGGCGACGGGCTGCTCGCCGAGATCGGCGCCAAGGTCTTCACCGACCCCGACCCCGCCAATCTGGCCGGCGCCATACGGATGCACCTGCGCCGCAAGAGGCTGGCGCTGGGCTGGGAGGGACCTGGCGCCGTCGGCGGGAGGCACGGCGCCGCACGGGACGATCCGGCACGACGCCGCGGCCACGCACGGCACCACTCCGACGAGAGGAAGGACGATCATGCCTAG